Proteins encoded within one genomic window of Manis pentadactyla isolate mManPen7 chromosome 4, mManPen7.hap1, whole genome shotgun sequence:
- the KIAA1522 gene encoding uncharacterized protein KIAA1522 homolog isoform X2: MGNSHHKRKAPSGPRARSFWRFGRSAKRPAGSAKAESDKRLSVGPGQGPGSVVDEHQDNVFFPSGRPPHLEELHTQAQEGLRSLQHQEKQKLNKGSWDHGDTQSIQSSRTGPDEDSISFCSQTTSYTAESSTAEDALSIRSEMIQRKGSTFRPHDSFPKSSGKSGRRRRERRSTVLGLPQHVQKELGLRSEREAPGAPRPHGPRDAVRIPTVDGRLVGLASGSGARVSLQALEAEAEAGAEAEAVLQRHIDRVYWDDTLVGRSTGARPPPVIRPMSLAVPGLTGGAGPPEPLSPAMSISPQATYLSKLIPHAVLPPTVDVVALGRRSLRTLSRGSLLSASPASVRSLGLFSSASSPRPHSRHPSSSSDTWSHSQSSETIVSDGSTLSSKGGSEGRPEGSAASSSVAPPPQGGSGRGSPSGGSTAEASDSVSIRSSGQLSGRSVSLRKLKRPPPPPRRTYSLHQRGSAAPDGPLGLPPKPERKQQPQLPRPPTTGGSERMGAAPRAPDSAGSWVPGLSPGGSRRPPRSPERTLSPSSGYSSQSGTPTLPPKGLAGAPASPGKAQPPKPDRVTSLRSPGASVSSSLTSLCSSSSDPAPSDRPGLQMSATLGDRFVIPPHPKVPAPFSPPPSKPKSSNQAACTPAVVGPVPTTDASPESPPTPQTSVTSARESPIASKDLSPPPSPPPSYHPPPPPTKKPEVVGEAPSAPETAEESLQDPSWPPPPPPAPEEQDLSMADFPPPEEAFFSVAGPEPAGSLEPPGPVRSLAAPPSSATVSSQSQHHGTPDTSPALPAPPPAGSVTGLPPKLPLKETVGCSKGSGAPREDAGAPLVTPSLLQMVRLRSVGAPTVAPTPASGPSAPQKPLRRALSGRASPAPALSSGLHAAVQLKASSLAASEDPVSAQPNGPPETKPWSPQSPASTASFIFSKGTKKQVERPVSPETQADLQRNLVAELRSISEQRPPQAPKKPPKAPPPVARKPSVGVHPLSSPSFLPAETLTAPPTNGLPHAEDRTKGELTENGGVMQLMGPEQQQLGLPGSDLQKELV; the protein is encoded by the exons GCTCTGCCAAAGCTGAGAGCGACAAACGACTAAGTGTGGGGCCTGGCCAGGGGCCAGGGTCTGTAGTGGATGAGCACCAGGACAATGTCTTCTTCCCCAGTGGGCGACCACCTCACCTGGAAGAGCTGCACACACAGGCCCAGGAGGGGCTCCGTTCCCTACAACACCAAG AAAAACAGAAACTGAACAAGGGTAGCTGGGACCATGGAGATACCCAGAGCATTCAG TCCTCCCGGACAGGGCCGGATGAAGATAGCATCTCCTTCTGCAGCCAGACCACATCCTACACGGCTGAGAGCTCCACAGCAGAGGATGCTCTCTCCATCCGCTCAGAGATGATCCAGCGCAAAG GCTCCACCTTCCGACCCCATGACTCATTTCCCAAATCATCTGGAAAgtcagggcggcggcggcgggaacGGCGGAGCACAGTGCTGGGACTGCCGCAGCATGTGCAGAAGGAACTTG GCCTGCGAAGTGAGCGTGAGGCACCAGGTGCTCCTCGACCTCATGGTCCACGGGATGCTGTACGCATTCCCACAGTGGATGGCCGCCTGGTGGGCCTGGCCTCAGGGTCAGGAGCCCGGGTATCTCTGCAGGCTCTGGAGGCAGAGGCGGAGGCCGGTGCTGAGGCAGAGGCCGTGCTCCAGCGCCACATTGACCGTGTCTACTGGGATGACACCCTTGTTGGCAGGTCCACGGGGGCACGGCCCCCACCAGTGATCCGACCCATGTCCCTAGCGGTGCCTGGACTGACAGGAGGGGCAGGGCCTCCAGAGCCCCTGAGCCCGGCCATGTCCATCTCACCCCAGGCCACCTACTTGTCGAAACTGATCCCGCATGCTGTACTGCCGCCCACAGTGGATGTGGTGGCCCTGGGCCGCCGCAGCCTGCGCACACTGAGCCGCGGCAGCCTGCTGTCGGCCAGCCCGGCCTCTGTCCGCTCGCTGGGCCTCTTCTCCTCGGCTTCTAGCCCACGGCCCCACAGTCGTCATCCGTCCTCCTCCAGTGACACCTGGAGCCACTCTCAGTCCTCTGAGACCATTGTGTCTGACGGCTCCACCCTTTCCTCCAAGGGTGGTTCAGAGGGCCGGCCTGAGGGCTCTGCGGCCAGCAGTAGTGTGGCGCCCCCTCCCCAGGGGGGCAGCGGGAGGGGCTCTCCCAGTGGAGGCAGCACTGCTGAGGCCTCAGACTCTGTCAGCATTCGGAGCAGTGGGCAGTTGTCTGGCCGGAGTGTGTCTCTACGTAAGCTAAAGcggcctcccccacctccccgccGGACCTACTCACTCCATCAGCGGGGCTCAGCAGCACCCGATGGGCCCCTGGGGCTGCCCCCCAAGCCTGAGCGGAAGCAGCAGCCACAGCTGCCTAGGCCGCCCACCACTGGGGGATCAGAAAGGATGGGGGCAGCACCCCGTGCACCCGACTCAGCAGGCAGCTGGGTGCCAGGTTTGTCTCCAGGTGGCTCCCGGCGCCCCCCACGCTCCCCAGAACGGACACTCTCACCCTCCAGTGGATACTCAAGCCAAAGTGGTACCCCTACCCTTCCTCCTAAGGGTCTAGCAGGGGCCCCTGcctccccaggcaaggcccagccTCCTAAACCAGATCGTGTCACTTCCCTTCGATCTCCTGGGGCCTCTGTCTCCTCCTCCCTCACATCTCTGTGTTCCTCCTCTTCGGACCCAGCCCCTTCAGACCGTCCTGGTCTACAGATGTCAGCCACCCTGGGTGACAGGTTTGTCATACCCCCTCACCCTAAGGTGCctgcccccttctccccaccGCCCTCCAAGCCCAAGAGTTCTAACCAAGCTGCCTGTACACCGGCTGTCGTTGGGCCTGTCCCTACCACTGATGCCAGTCCTGAGTCCCCTCCCACTCCCCAGACATCCGTGACCTCAGCACGGGAGTCTCCCATTGCCTCTAAAGACCTGTCAcccccaccatccccacccccatcttatcatccacccccaccacccaccaaGAAGCCAGAGGTGGTTGGGGAGGCCCCATCTGCTCCAGAGACTGCTGAGGAGTCGCTTCAAGATCCCAGCtggcccccaccaccacctcctgcaCCCGAGGAGCAGGACCTGTCCATGGCTGACTTTCCCCCACCCGAGGAGGCCTTTTTCTCTGTGGCTGGCCCTGAGCCTGCAGGCTCTTTAGAGCCCCCAGGGCCTGTCAGGTCTCTGGCTGCTCCGCCCTCCTCAGCTACTGTCTCTTCCCAGAGCCAGCACCATGGCACCCCAGACACTTCTCCAGCTCTGCCAGCCCCACCTCCTGCTGGTTCTGTCACAGGGCTTCCGCCCAAGCTCCCACTAAAGGAAACAGTGGGCTGCAGCAAGGGCAGTGGGGCTCCCAGGGAGGATGCTGGTGCGCCACTAGTCACGCCCTCACTCCTGCAGATGGTTCGGCTCCGCTCTGTGGGTGCGCCCACAGTGGCACCAACCCCAGCTTCAGGGCCATCAGCCCCCCAGAAGCCGCTACGAAGGGCCCTGTCAGGGCGGGCCAGCCCAGCACCTGCCCTCTCCTCAGGGCTTCATGCTGCCGTGCAACTCAAGGCCTCCAGTCTGGCCGCCAGTGAGGACCCCGTGAGTGCCCAGCCCAATGGACCGCCTGAGACAAAGCCATGGTCTCCACAGTCCCCAGCCTCTACGGCTAGCTTCATCTTCTCCAAGGGCACTAAGAAGCAGGTGGAGCGGCCTGTGTCCCCTGAGACCCAGGCTGACCTCCAGCGGAATCTGGTGGCTGAACTTCGGAGCATCTCAGAGCAACGGCCACCCCAGGCCCCAAAGAAGCCACCTAAGGCCCCACCACCTGTGGCCCGCAAGCCCTCTGTGGGAGTCCACCCGCTCTCATCCCCCAGCTTTCTGCCAGCTGAGACCCTTACTGCTCCTCCCACCAACGGGCTCCCTCATGCCGAGGACAGGACTAAGGGGGAGCTGACGGAGAATGGAGGTGTCATGCAGCTGATGGGCccagagcagcagcagctgggcctGCCCGGCTCAG ACCTACAGAAAGAGCTGGTCTGA
- the KIAA1522 gene encoding uncharacterized protein KIAA1522 homolog isoform X1: MATRAPPAAPAAEEPGGPGGPPRRKKSRSGASGLRRAFSWLRGKRRKNKAAGAEGAEPAAPRTRKADDKARKAKGKGRGSAKAESDKRLSVGPGQGPGSVVDEHQDNVFFPSGRPPHLEELHTQAQEGLRSLQHQEKQKLNKGSWDHGDTQSIQSSRTGPDEDSISFCSQTTSYTAESSTAEDALSIRSEMIQRKGSTFRPHDSFPKSSGKSGRRRRERRSTVLGLPQHVQKELGLRSEREAPGAPRPHGPRDAVRIPTVDGRLVGLASGSGARVSLQALEAEAEAGAEAEAVLQRHIDRVYWDDTLVGRSTGARPPPVIRPMSLAVPGLTGGAGPPEPLSPAMSISPQATYLSKLIPHAVLPPTVDVVALGRRSLRTLSRGSLLSASPASVRSLGLFSSASSPRPHSRHPSSSSDTWSHSQSSETIVSDGSTLSSKGGSEGRPEGSAASSSVAPPPQGGSGRGSPSGGSTAEASDSVSIRSSGQLSGRSVSLRKLKRPPPPPRRTYSLHQRGSAAPDGPLGLPPKPERKQQPQLPRPPTTGGSERMGAAPRAPDSAGSWVPGLSPGGSRRPPRSPERTLSPSSGYSSQSGTPTLPPKGLAGAPASPGKAQPPKPDRVTSLRSPGASVSSSLTSLCSSSSDPAPSDRPGLQMSATLGDRFVIPPHPKVPAPFSPPPSKPKSSNQAACTPAVVGPVPTTDASPESPPTPQTSVTSARESPIASKDLSPPPSPPPSYHPPPPPTKKPEVVGEAPSAPETAEESLQDPSWPPPPPPAPEEQDLSMADFPPPEEAFFSVAGPEPAGSLEPPGPVRSLAAPPSSATVSSQSQHHGTPDTSPALPAPPPAGSVTGLPPKLPLKETVGCSKGSGAPREDAGAPLVTPSLLQMVRLRSVGAPTVAPTPASGPSAPQKPLRRALSGRASPAPALSSGLHAAVQLKASSLAASEDPVSAQPNGPPETKPWSPQSPASTASFIFSKGTKKQVERPVSPETQADLQRNLVAELRSISEQRPPQAPKKPPKAPPPVARKPSVGVHPLSSPSFLPAETLTAPPTNGLPHAEDRTKGELTENGGVMQLMGPEQQQLGLPGSDLQKELV, encoded by the exons GCTCTGCCAAAGCTGAGAGCGACAAACGACTAAGTGTGGGGCCTGGCCAGGGGCCAGGGTCTGTAGTGGATGAGCACCAGGACAATGTCTTCTTCCCCAGTGGGCGACCACCTCACCTGGAAGAGCTGCACACACAGGCCCAGGAGGGGCTCCGTTCCCTACAACACCAAG AAAAACAGAAACTGAACAAGGGTAGCTGGGACCATGGAGATACCCAGAGCATTCAG TCCTCCCGGACAGGGCCGGATGAAGATAGCATCTCCTTCTGCAGCCAGACCACATCCTACACGGCTGAGAGCTCCACAGCAGAGGATGCTCTCTCCATCCGCTCAGAGATGATCCAGCGCAAAG GCTCCACCTTCCGACCCCATGACTCATTTCCCAAATCATCTGGAAAgtcagggcggcggcggcgggaacGGCGGAGCACAGTGCTGGGACTGCCGCAGCATGTGCAGAAGGAACTTG GCCTGCGAAGTGAGCGTGAGGCACCAGGTGCTCCTCGACCTCATGGTCCACGGGATGCTGTACGCATTCCCACAGTGGATGGCCGCCTGGTGGGCCTGGCCTCAGGGTCAGGAGCCCGGGTATCTCTGCAGGCTCTGGAGGCAGAGGCGGAGGCCGGTGCTGAGGCAGAGGCCGTGCTCCAGCGCCACATTGACCGTGTCTACTGGGATGACACCCTTGTTGGCAGGTCCACGGGGGCACGGCCCCCACCAGTGATCCGACCCATGTCCCTAGCGGTGCCTGGACTGACAGGAGGGGCAGGGCCTCCAGAGCCCCTGAGCCCGGCCATGTCCATCTCACCCCAGGCCACCTACTTGTCGAAACTGATCCCGCATGCTGTACTGCCGCCCACAGTGGATGTGGTGGCCCTGGGCCGCCGCAGCCTGCGCACACTGAGCCGCGGCAGCCTGCTGTCGGCCAGCCCGGCCTCTGTCCGCTCGCTGGGCCTCTTCTCCTCGGCTTCTAGCCCACGGCCCCACAGTCGTCATCCGTCCTCCTCCAGTGACACCTGGAGCCACTCTCAGTCCTCTGAGACCATTGTGTCTGACGGCTCCACCCTTTCCTCCAAGGGTGGTTCAGAGGGCCGGCCTGAGGGCTCTGCGGCCAGCAGTAGTGTGGCGCCCCCTCCCCAGGGGGGCAGCGGGAGGGGCTCTCCCAGTGGAGGCAGCACTGCTGAGGCCTCAGACTCTGTCAGCATTCGGAGCAGTGGGCAGTTGTCTGGCCGGAGTGTGTCTCTACGTAAGCTAAAGcggcctcccccacctccccgccGGACCTACTCACTCCATCAGCGGGGCTCAGCAGCACCCGATGGGCCCCTGGGGCTGCCCCCCAAGCCTGAGCGGAAGCAGCAGCCACAGCTGCCTAGGCCGCCCACCACTGGGGGATCAGAAAGGATGGGGGCAGCACCCCGTGCACCCGACTCAGCAGGCAGCTGGGTGCCAGGTTTGTCTCCAGGTGGCTCCCGGCGCCCCCCACGCTCCCCAGAACGGACACTCTCACCCTCCAGTGGATACTCAAGCCAAAGTGGTACCCCTACCCTTCCTCCTAAGGGTCTAGCAGGGGCCCCTGcctccccaggcaaggcccagccTCCTAAACCAGATCGTGTCACTTCCCTTCGATCTCCTGGGGCCTCTGTCTCCTCCTCCCTCACATCTCTGTGTTCCTCCTCTTCGGACCCAGCCCCTTCAGACCGTCCTGGTCTACAGATGTCAGCCACCCTGGGTGACAGGTTTGTCATACCCCCTCACCCTAAGGTGCctgcccccttctccccaccGCCCTCCAAGCCCAAGAGTTCTAACCAAGCTGCCTGTACACCGGCTGTCGTTGGGCCTGTCCCTACCACTGATGCCAGTCCTGAGTCCCCTCCCACTCCCCAGACATCCGTGACCTCAGCACGGGAGTCTCCCATTGCCTCTAAAGACCTGTCAcccccaccatccccacccccatcttatcatccacccccaccacccaccaaGAAGCCAGAGGTGGTTGGGGAGGCCCCATCTGCTCCAGAGACTGCTGAGGAGTCGCTTCAAGATCCCAGCtggcccccaccaccacctcctgcaCCCGAGGAGCAGGACCTGTCCATGGCTGACTTTCCCCCACCCGAGGAGGCCTTTTTCTCTGTGGCTGGCCCTGAGCCTGCAGGCTCTTTAGAGCCCCCAGGGCCTGTCAGGTCTCTGGCTGCTCCGCCCTCCTCAGCTACTGTCTCTTCCCAGAGCCAGCACCATGGCACCCCAGACACTTCTCCAGCTCTGCCAGCCCCACCTCCTGCTGGTTCTGTCACAGGGCTTCCGCCCAAGCTCCCACTAAAGGAAACAGTGGGCTGCAGCAAGGGCAGTGGGGCTCCCAGGGAGGATGCTGGTGCGCCACTAGTCACGCCCTCACTCCTGCAGATGGTTCGGCTCCGCTCTGTGGGTGCGCCCACAGTGGCACCAACCCCAGCTTCAGGGCCATCAGCCCCCCAGAAGCCGCTACGAAGGGCCCTGTCAGGGCGGGCCAGCCCAGCACCTGCCCTCTCCTCAGGGCTTCATGCTGCCGTGCAACTCAAGGCCTCCAGTCTGGCCGCCAGTGAGGACCCCGTGAGTGCCCAGCCCAATGGACCGCCTGAGACAAAGCCATGGTCTCCACAGTCCCCAGCCTCTACGGCTAGCTTCATCTTCTCCAAGGGCACTAAGAAGCAGGTGGAGCGGCCTGTGTCCCCTGAGACCCAGGCTGACCTCCAGCGGAATCTGGTGGCTGAACTTCGGAGCATCTCAGAGCAACGGCCACCCCAGGCCCCAAAGAAGCCACCTAAGGCCCCACCACCTGTGGCCCGCAAGCCCTCTGTGGGAGTCCACCCGCTCTCATCCCCCAGCTTTCTGCCAGCTGAGACCCTTACTGCTCCTCCCACCAACGGGCTCCCTCATGCCGAGGACAGGACTAAGGGGGAGCTGACGGAGAATGGAGGTGTCATGCAGCTGATGGGCccagagcagcagcagctgggcctGCCCGGCTCAG ACCTACAGAAAGAGCTGGTCTGA
- the KIAA1522 gene encoding uncharacterized protein KIAA1522 homolog isoform X3, with protein MVVVLGRHLPALLGLFKKKGSAKAESDKRLSVGPGQGPGSVVDEHQDNVFFPSGRPPHLEELHTQAQEGLRSLQHQEKQKLNKGSWDHGDTQSIQSSRTGPDEDSISFCSQTTSYTAESSTAEDALSIRSEMIQRKGSTFRPHDSFPKSSGKSGRRRRERRSTVLGLPQHVQKELGLRSEREAPGAPRPHGPRDAVRIPTVDGRLVGLASGSGARVSLQALEAEAEAGAEAEAVLQRHIDRVYWDDTLVGRSTGARPPPVIRPMSLAVPGLTGGAGPPEPLSPAMSISPQATYLSKLIPHAVLPPTVDVVALGRRSLRTLSRGSLLSASPASVRSLGLFSSASSPRPHSRHPSSSSDTWSHSQSSETIVSDGSTLSSKGGSEGRPEGSAASSSVAPPPQGGSGRGSPSGGSTAEASDSVSIRSSGQLSGRSVSLRKLKRPPPPPRRTYSLHQRGSAAPDGPLGLPPKPERKQQPQLPRPPTTGGSERMGAAPRAPDSAGSWVPGLSPGGSRRPPRSPERTLSPSSGYSSQSGTPTLPPKGLAGAPASPGKAQPPKPDRVTSLRSPGASVSSSLTSLCSSSSDPAPSDRPGLQMSATLGDRFVIPPHPKVPAPFSPPPSKPKSSNQAACTPAVVGPVPTTDASPESPPTPQTSVTSARESPIASKDLSPPPSPPPSYHPPPPPTKKPEVVGEAPSAPETAEESLQDPSWPPPPPPAPEEQDLSMADFPPPEEAFFSVAGPEPAGSLEPPGPVRSLAAPPSSATVSSQSQHHGTPDTSPALPAPPPAGSVTGLPPKLPLKETVGCSKGSGAPREDAGAPLVTPSLLQMVRLRSVGAPTVAPTPASGPSAPQKPLRRALSGRASPAPALSSGLHAAVQLKASSLAASEDPVSAQPNGPPETKPWSPQSPASTASFIFSKGTKKQVERPVSPETQADLQRNLVAELRSISEQRPPQAPKKPPKAPPPVARKPSVGVHPLSSPSFLPAETLTAPPTNGLPHAEDRTKGELTENGGVMQLMGPEQQQLGLPGSDLQKELV; from the exons ATGGTGGTGGTCTTGGGCCGCCACCTCCCGGCGCTCCTCGGCCTTTTTAAGAAGAAGG GCTCTGCCAAAGCTGAGAGCGACAAACGACTAAGTGTGGGGCCTGGCCAGGGGCCAGGGTCTGTAGTGGATGAGCACCAGGACAATGTCTTCTTCCCCAGTGGGCGACCACCTCACCTGGAAGAGCTGCACACACAGGCCCAGGAGGGGCTCCGTTCCCTACAACACCAAG AAAAACAGAAACTGAACAAGGGTAGCTGGGACCATGGAGATACCCAGAGCATTCAG TCCTCCCGGACAGGGCCGGATGAAGATAGCATCTCCTTCTGCAGCCAGACCACATCCTACACGGCTGAGAGCTCCACAGCAGAGGATGCTCTCTCCATCCGCTCAGAGATGATCCAGCGCAAAG GCTCCACCTTCCGACCCCATGACTCATTTCCCAAATCATCTGGAAAgtcagggcggcggcggcgggaacGGCGGAGCACAGTGCTGGGACTGCCGCAGCATGTGCAGAAGGAACTTG GCCTGCGAAGTGAGCGTGAGGCACCAGGTGCTCCTCGACCTCATGGTCCACGGGATGCTGTACGCATTCCCACAGTGGATGGCCGCCTGGTGGGCCTGGCCTCAGGGTCAGGAGCCCGGGTATCTCTGCAGGCTCTGGAGGCAGAGGCGGAGGCCGGTGCTGAGGCAGAGGCCGTGCTCCAGCGCCACATTGACCGTGTCTACTGGGATGACACCCTTGTTGGCAGGTCCACGGGGGCACGGCCCCCACCAGTGATCCGACCCATGTCCCTAGCGGTGCCTGGACTGACAGGAGGGGCAGGGCCTCCAGAGCCCCTGAGCCCGGCCATGTCCATCTCACCCCAGGCCACCTACTTGTCGAAACTGATCCCGCATGCTGTACTGCCGCCCACAGTGGATGTGGTGGCCCTGGGCCGCCGCAGCCTGCGCACACTGAGCCGCGGCAGCCTGCTGTCGGCCAGCCCGGCCTCTGTCCGCTCGCTGGGCCTCTTCTCCTCGGCTTCTAGCCCACGGCCCCACAGTCGTCATCCGTCCTCCTCCAGTGACACCTGGAGCCACTCTCAGTCCTCTGAGACCATTGTGTCTGACGGCTCCACCCTTTCCTCCAAGGGTGGTTCAGAGGGCCGGCCTGAGGGCTCTGCGGCCAGCAGTAGTGTGGCGCCCCCTCCCCAGGGGGGCAGCGGGAGGGGCTCTCCCAGTGGAGGCAGCACTGCTGAGGCCTCAGACTCTGTCAGCATTCGGAGCAGTGGGCAGTTGTCTGGCCGGAGTGTGTCTCTACGTAAGCTAAAGcggcctcccccacctccccgccGGACCTACTCACTCCATCAGCGGGGCTCAGCAGCACCCGATGGGCCCCTGGGGCTGCCCCCCAAGCCTGAGCGGAAGCAGCAGCCACAGCTGCCTAGGCCGCCCACCACTGGGGGATCAGAAAGGATGGGGGCAGCACCCCGTGCACCCGACTCAGCAGGCAGCTGGGTGCCAGGTTTGTCTCCAGGTGGCTCCCGGCGCCCCCCACGCTCCCCAGAACGGACACTCTCACCCTCCAGTGGATACTCAAGCCAAAGTGGTACCCCTACCCTTCCTCCTAAGGGTCTAGCAGGGGCCCCTGcctccccaggcaaggcccagccTCCTAAACCAGATCGTGTCACTTCCCTTCGATCTCCTGGGGCCTCTGTCTCCTCCTCCCTCACATCTCTGTGTTCCTCCTCTTCGGACCCAGCCCCTTCAGACCGTCCTGGTCTACAGATGTCAGCCACCCTGGGTGACAGGTTTGTCATACCCCCTCACCCTAAGGTGCctgcccccttctccccaccGCCCTCCAAGCCCAAGAGTTCTAACCAAGCTGCCTGTACACCGGCTGTCGTTGGGCCTGTCCCTACCACTGATGCCAGTCCTGAGTCCCCTCCCACTCCCCAGACATCCGTGACCTCAGCACGGGAGTCTCCCATTGCCTCTAAAGACCTGTCAcccccaccatccccacccccatcttatcatccacccccaccacccaccaaGAAGCCAGAGGTGGTTGGGGAGGCCCCATCTGCTCCAGAGACTGCTGAGGAGTCGCTTCAAGATCCCAGCtggcccccaccaccacctcctgcaCCCGAGGAGCAGGACCTGTCCATGGCTGACTTTCCCCCACCCGAGGAGGCCTTTTTCTCTGTGGCTGGCCCTGAGCCTGCAGGCTCTTTAGAGCCCCCAGGGCCTGTCAGGTCTCTGGCTGCTCCGCCCTCCTCAGCTACTGTCTCTTCCCAGAGCCAGCACCATGGCACCCCAGACACTTCTCCAGCTCTGCCAGCCCCACCTCCTGCTGGTTCTGTCACAGGGCTTCCGCCCAAGCTCCCACTAAAGGAAACAGTGGGCTGCAGCAAGGGCAGTGGGGCTCCCAGGGAGGATGCTGGTGCGCCACTAGTCACGCCCTCACTCCTGCAGATGGTTCGGCTCCGCTCTGTGGGTGCGCCCACAGTGGCACCAACCCCAGCTTCAGGGCCATCAGCCCCCCAGAAGCCGCTACGAAGGGCCCTGTCAGGGCGGGCCAGCCCAGCACCTGCCCTCTCCTCAGGGCTTCATGCTGCCGTGCAACTCAAGGCCTCCAGTCTGGCCGCCAGTGAGGACCCCGTGAGTGCCCAGCCCAATGGACCGCCTGAGACAAAGCCATGGTCTCCACAGTCCCCAGCCTCTACGGCTAGCTTCATCTTCTCCAAGGGCACTAAGAAGCAGGTGGAGCGGCCTGTGTCCCCTGAGACCCAGGCTGACCTCCAGCGGAATCTGGTGGCTGAACTTCGGAGCATCTCAGAGCAACGGCCACCCCAGGCCCCAAAGAAGCCACCTAAGGCCCCACCACCTGTGGCCCGCAAGCCCTCTGTGGGAGTCCACCCGCTCTCATCCCCCAGCTTTCTGCCAGCTGAGACCCTTACTGCTCCTCCCACCAACGGGCTCCCTCATGCCGAGGACAGGACTAAGGGGGAGCTGACGGAGAATGGAGGTGTCATGCAGCTGATGGGCccagagcagcagcagctgggcctGCCCGGCTCAG ACCTACAGAAAGAGCTGGTCTGA